In one Campylobacter insulaenigrae NCTC 12927 genomic region, the following are encoded:
- a CDS encoding cell division ATP-binding protein FtsE has protein sequence MIEAKKLCLGYDELVIENANFSLKDNDFVFITGKSGSGKSTLLKSFYGDLAPISGKLRVCGNDLIDISNAELLQFRQKIGIIFQDYRLIQEFSVEKNVMLPLMIKGYSKNICKEQAAKLLKHVNLTFKADKKPAQLSGGEQQRVAMARALAHNPKLLLCDEPTGNLDEYSSDIIWTLLKSARELLGTCVVVVTHRIPTNLRLEYRRFNIENGRMNEIF, from the coding sequence ATGATAGAAGCTAAAAAGCTTTGTCTTGGTTATGATGAATTGGTTATAGAAAATGCTAATTTTTCATTAAAAGATAATGATTTTGTTTTTATTACTGGTAAAAGTGGTAGTGGAAAATCTACTTTGCTAAAATCTTTTTATGGAGATTTGGCACCAATTAGTGGAAAATTGAGAGTTTGTGGCAATGATTTGATTGATATTTCAAATGCTGAATTATTACAATTTAGACAAAAAATTGGCATTATATTTCAAGATTATCGTTTGATTCAGGAATTTAGTGTTGAAAAGAATGTAATGCTTCCTTTGATGATTAAAGGTTATAGTAAAAATATATGTAAAGAACAAGCTGCAAAACTTTTAAAGCATGTAAATTTAACCTTTAAAGCAGATAAAAAACCAGCTCAACTTTCAGGCGGTGAGCAACAGCGTGTCGCTATGGCAAGAGCTCTGGCACATAATCCTAAATTGCTTTTATGCGATGAACCAACTGGAAATTTAGATGAATATTCTTCAGATATAATTTGGACTTTATTAAAATCGGCAAGAGAATTGCTTGGAACTTGTGTGGTAGTAGTTACTCATAGAATTCCTACTAATTTAAGACTTGAATATCGTCGTTTTAACATAGAAAATGGGAGAATGAATGAAATCTTTTAA
- a CDS encoding zinc metallopeptidase, M23 family, translating into MKKYIFLFFFVFLLAHSDEITQKQKDIKENERIVKQLSKKLEDLAGEILDNEKNLKKIASEINLLNGKTLKLENSVKTQIKALEQLNNQNKDLLKNKNQIEGKLIDLIAKDFAYDLAIPQNYIESEDGIIALEIIGNLDKIFNEEFLKISKDYEDINKKIEDKENQIAVINTSLKEYKNQIDELRNLRKKQEVEIAKQKTDKEIYTRKLSSLQVQQQELRKTLNQLKIIQEKQEEKVVQKQEDNKEKNNIKQIGSSFQTSNVKRYVGAKTISPLESYTVKQQFGNYVDPIYNIKIYNENVVLKSTNPDAAVRNVLDGKIVFAKATPTLKKVVIVENKEGIHTIYAHLDKIAPGVKVGRNIKKGYIIGRVESDLTFEVTQKNYHINPLEMIR; encoded by the coding sequence ATGAAAAAATACATTTTCTTATTTTTCTTTGTTTTTTTATTAGCACACTCTGATGAAATTACTCAAAAACAAAAAGATATAAAAGAAAATGAAAGGATTGTTAAGCAGCTTTCTAAAAAACTTGAAGATTTAGCTGGTGAAATTTTAGATAATGAGAAAAATTTAAAAAAAATTGCTAGTGAGATCAACCTTTTAAATGGTAAAACTTTAAAACTTGAAAATTCTGTTAAAACTCAGATTAAAGCTTTGGAGCAATTAAACAATCAAAATAAAGATTTGTTAAAAAATAAAAATCAAATTGAGGGAAAATTGATCGATTTAATTGCTAAAGATTTTGCTTATGATTTAGCTATACCCCAAAATTATATAGAAAGCGAAGATGGTATTATTGCTTTAGAGATAATAGGAAATTTAGATAAAATTTTTAATGAGGAATTTTTAAAAATTTCTAAAGATTATGAAGATATTAATAAAAAAATTGAAGATAAGGAAAATCAAATTGCTGTTATTAATACCAGTTTAAAGGAATATAAAAATCAAATAGACGAATTACGTAATTTAAGAAAAAAACAAGAAGTTGAAATTGCAAAACAAAAAACGGATAAGGAAATTTATACAAGAAAACTATCTTCATTACAAGTACAACAACAAGAATTGAGAAAAACTCTTAATCAATTAAAGATCATTCAGGAAAAACAAGAAGAAAAAGTGGTTCAAAAGCAAGAAGATAATAAGGAAAAAAATAATATAAAACAGATAGGATCAAGCTTTCAAACAAGTAATGTAAAGCGTTATGTTGGGGCAAAAACTATTTCACCTTTAGAGTCTTATACTGTAAAACAACAATTTGGTAATTATGTTGATCCAATTTATAATATAAAAATTTACAATGAAAATGTTGTTTTAAAGAGTACTAATCCTGATGCTGCAGTAAGAAATGTTTTAGATGGTAAAATAGTTTTTGCTAAAGCAACACCAACTTTAAAAAAAGTTGTAATCGTAGAAAATAAAGAAGGAATTCATACTATTTATGCCCATTTAGATAAAATCGCTCCAGGCGTTAAAGTGGGAAGAAATATTAAAAAAGGTTATATTATAGGCAGAGTAGAAAGTGATTTGACATTTGAAGTAACTCAAAAAAATTATCATATAAATCCCTTGGAAATGATTAGATAA
- the tyrS gene encoding tyrosine--tRNA ligase: MNFNEILEEVKRGTSEIIDEAKLSQLIKNYYEKGENFFVKAGFDPTAADLHLGHTVVLSKMAFLQKHGAIVQFLIGDFTAQIGDPTGKSVTRKKLDKEEVLKNAKTYEEQVFKILDPNKTQIYFNSKWLNELGATGIVELTSTLSVARMLERDDFSKRFKEQSPISICEFLYPLLQGYDSVALKSDIEIGGTDQKFNLLMGRQLQRIYNTSKEQAVVMMPLLEGLDGVNKMSKSLGNYIGVTEEAKDMYAKILSISDDLMFRYYELLSQKKLSQIKQIESEIKEGVLHPKKAKEELALEIVTRFYDEKCALKAKEEFDKIHSNKELPSDIECFTLKGEIWLAKAIVECKMENSTSAARRLILANAVSINGKKIQDEQYHLSEGEYILQVGKRKFAKIKVEK; encoded by the coding sequence ATGAATTTTAATGAAATTTTAGAAGAAGTTAAAAGAGGAACATCTGAAATTATTGATGAAGCAAAACTTTCACAATTAATAAAAAATTATTATGAAAAAGGTGAGAATTTTTTTGTAAAAGCAGGATTTGACCCAACAGCTGCTGATTTGCATTTGGGTCATACTGTGGTTTTAAGTAAAATGGCATTTTTGCAAAAACATGGTGCAATTGTGCAATTTTTAATAGGTGATTTTACTGCTCAAATAGGTGATCCTACCGGAAAAAGCGTCACAAGAAAAAAACTTGATAAAGAAGAAGTTTTGAAAAATGCTAAAACTTATGAAGAACAAGTTTTTAAAATTTTAGATCCAAATAAAACACAAATTTATTTTAATTCTAAGTGGCTTAATGAGCTTGGTGCCACAGGAATTGTGGAATTAACATCGACGCTTAGTGTTGCAAGAATGCTTGAAAGAGATGATTTTTCTAAGCGTTTCAAGGAGCAAAGTCCTATTTCTATTTGTGAATTTTTATATCCTTTATTACAAGGATATGATAGTGTTGCATTAAAAAGTGATATAGAAATAGGTGGAACAGATCAGAAATTTAATCTTTTAATGGGTAGACAGCTACAAAGAATTTACAATACATCTAAAGAACAAGCAGTTGTAATGATGCCGTTGCTTGAGGGTTTAGATGGTGTTAACAAAATGAGTAAAAGTCTAGGAAATTATATAGGTGTTACAGAAGAAGCTAAAGATATGTATGCTAAAATTTTAAGTATTAGTGATGATTTAATGTTTAGATATTATGAGCTTTTAAGTCAGAAAAAATTAAGTCAGATTAAACAAATAGAATCTGAAATTAAAGAAGGGGTGTTACATCCTAAAAAAGCCAAAGAAGAATTAGCTTTGGAAATTGTTACTCGTTTTTATGATGAAAAATGTGCTTTAAAAGCTAAAGAAGAATTTGATAAAATCCATAGCAATAAAGAATTGCCAAGTGATATAGAATGTTTTACATTAAAGGGTGAGATTTGGCTTGCAAAGGCTATAGTAGAATGCAAAATGGAAAATTCAACTTCCGCTGCTAGAAGGTTAATTCTTGCGAATGCAGTAAGTATTAATGGCAAAAAAATACAAGATGAGCAGTATCATCTTAGCGAAGGTGAATATATATTACAAGTTGGAAAAAGAAAATTTGCTAAAATAAAGGTAGAAAAATGA
- a CDS encoding FtsX-like permease family protein, with amino-acid sequence MKSFKNHLSLIFALIVMMFAFEFLIITNKTIEHYENLVNKDYNIIVVSKTILDKNNIQKQVKEFKSMDTLDPSLMLDRLKNDISQKNLEVLKATLPKFYTLKLDRLLSYKELEDLKEKLLQNSNILKVETFAKTHTKIYKLLVLVKFLLWFFLFIIILLSFVLLFKQMKIWFFEHTQRIEIMCLFGAPFWFRSLMLYKVILIDCLIAFLILLLFFTQLYDLQSIKITLQSVDINLPKINIFANLFLIFIIMLVLCFLCVSFVMLRVRK; translated from the coding sequence ATGAAATCTTTTAAAAACCATCTTTCTTTAATTTTTGCTTTGATAGTTATGATGTTTGCTTTTGAATTTTTGATTATAACTAATAAAACTATAGAGCATTATGAAAACTTAGTCAATAAAGATTATAATATTATTGTTGTATCTAAAACAATTTTAGATAAAAATAATATTCAAAAACAAGTCAAAGAATTCAAATCGATGGATACTTTAGATCCAAGTTTGATGCTTGATAGACTTAAAAATGATATTTCGCAAAAAAATTTAGAAGTTTTAAAAGCAACTTTACCTAAATTTTATACTCTTAAGCTAGATCGATTGCTTTCTTATAAAGAGCTTGAAGATCTTAAAGAAAAACTTTTGCAAAATTCTAATATATTAAAAGTAGAAACTTTTGCCAAAACTCACACAAAAATTTACAAACTACTTGTTTTGGTTAAATTTTTACTTTGGTTTTTCTTGTTTATTATTATTTTATTAAGCTTTGTGTTATTATTTAAGCAGATGAAAATATGGTTTTTTGAACATACCCAAAGAATAGAAATTATGTGTTTGTTTGGTGCACCTTTTTGGTTTAGATCATTGATGCTTTATAAAGTAATTTTGATTGATTGTTTGATTGCATTTTTAATTTTACTTTTATTTTTTACTCAACTATATGATCTTCAGTCAATTAAAATAACTTTGCAAAGTGTAGATATAAATTTGCCTAAAATAAATATATTTGCCAATTTGTTTTTAATTTTTATAATAATGTTGGTTCTTTGTTTCCTATGTGTAAGTTTTGTAATGCTTAGGGTTAGAAAATGA
- a CDS encoding RelA/SpoT family protein, which produces MKLVNDELLLDKLVEDIKNCKNLQRAKEILFMVFPESDILKKAVEICIHKHDKQFRKSGEPYAVHPILVASFVAFLSPVESMIIAALLHDVLEDTDYSESELIANFGEEVAKLVQGLTKIVSIREDHLIRSGSNEKLAKSALTFRNMLLVGVEDVSVLVIKLCDRLHNMLTLSYLREDKQKRISEETLVVYAPIAHRLGISSIKNLLEDLSFKFLLPEEFAQIDNYINSKDQQIQLGFNEFITKIEMLFLKNGFRQGSFIIHKRIKHNYSIYLKMQRKGVELDEVLDLLGVRILVENIHDCYLALGILHTHFNPLISRFKDYIALPKQNGYQTLHTTLFDAKNIIEAQIRTFDMHKTAEFGVAAHWKYKEGNIATPNLDWLADISMHGKDSDDVQNYDAIELYEYAKDSLYIEDIAVYSPKGEIFTLPRGATALDFAYEVHTKIGLHAKTAFVNRVRVPLLTVLKNGDIVSIETSEDEFFRCSWIDSVKTGKARASIRDFCKQKKKELNNKIAINLLATVFSKDAKLIEEWLRNEKFSKKLRQIALDFNYFKEVVVCLRKYMEPHQITTFEQKEQKFESIVIGSNYKITTINFDYCCRPKRGDEIIAFRHSTGVTIHHKLCEHAMKMIDENKEMVFVTWNDSSIKSYKIIVSIENKKGFLAEFLTTLAKMQINLLNINSADSESVLANYFEIHVEFPNNIDVENIKERLKAKYKILDFISLNDAYNNH; this is translated from the coding sequence TTGAAACTAGTAAATGATGAGTTGTTGTTAGATAAACTTGTTGAAGACATTAAAAATTGTAAAAACTTGCAAAGAGCTAAGGAAATACTTTTTATGGTATTTCCAGAATCTGATATTCTTAAAAAAGCTGTAGAAATTTGTATTCACAAGCACGATAAGCAATTTAGAAAAAGTGGAGAACCATACGCGGTTCATCCTATATTAGTAGCATCTTTTGTTGCATTTTTAAGTCCGGTTGAATCTATGATTATAGCGGCGTTATTGCATGATGTATTAGAAGATACAGATTATAGTGAATCTGAATTGATAGCTAATTTTGGAGAGGAAGTTGCTAAACTAGTGCAGGGGTTGACAAAGATTGTAAGTATAAGAGAGGATCATTTGATACGCTCAGGTTCTAATGAAAAACTTGCAAAATCTGCTTTAACTTTTAGAAATATGCTTTTGGTTGGTGTTGAAGATGTCAGTGTTTTGGTGATTAAACTTTGCGATAGATTGCACAATATGCTTACATTGAGCTATCTAAGAGAAGATAAACAAAAAAGAATAAGTGAAGAAACTTTGGTTGTATATGCTCCTATTGCACATAGATTAGGAATTTCTAGCATAAAAAACTTACTTGAAGATTTGAGTTTTAAATTTTTATTACCTGAAGAATTTGCTCAAATTGATAATTATATTAATTCAAAGGACCAACAAATTCAACTTGGTTTTAATGAATTTATTACTAAAATAGAAATGTTGTTTTTAAAGAATGGATTTAGACAAGGTAGTTTTATTATACATAAAAGAATTAAGCATAATTATTCTATTTATTTAAAGATGCAAAGAAAGGGTGTTGAATTAGATGAGGTTTTAGATCTTTTAGGTGTGAGAATTTTGGTCGAAAATATACACGATTGTTATTTGGCTTTGGGAATTTTACATACACATTTTAACCCTTTAATTTCAAGATTTAAAGATTACATAGCTTTACCTAAGCAAAATGGATATCAAACTTTGCATACAACACTTTTTGATGCAAAAAATATTATTGAAGCTCAAATTCGTACATTCGATATGCATAAAACTGCTGAATTTGGAGTTGCAGCACATTGGAAATATAAAGAAGGTAATATTGCTACCCCAAATTTAGATTGGCTTGCAGATATATCAATGCATGGAAAAGATAGCGATGATGTTCAAAATTATGATGCTATAGAGCTTTATGAGTATGCTAAGGATAGTTTATACATAGAAGATATTGCAGTGTATTCTCCAAAAGGTGAAATTTTTACGCTTCCAAGAGGGGCTACTGCGTTAGATTTTGCCTATGAGGTCCATACAAAAATAGGACTTCATGCTAAAACTGCTTTTGTAAATCGTGTGAGAGTGCCGCTTTTAACTGTTCTTAAAAATGGTGATATTGTAAGTATTGAAACATCTGAAGATGAGTTTTTTAGATGTTCTTGGATAGATAGTGTTAAAACAGGAAAAGCAAGAGCAAGCATAAGAGATTTTTGTAAACAAAAAAAGAAAGAACTTAATAATAAAATAGCCATAAATCTTCTCGCGACTGTATTTAGTAAGGATGCAAAATTAATTGAAGAATGGTTGAGAAATGAAAAATTTAGTAAAAAATTAAGACAGATAGCCTTAGATTTTAATTATTTTAAAGAAGTAGTGGTGTGTCTTAGAAAATATATGGAGCCTCATCAAATTACTACATTTGAACAAAAAGAGCAAAAATTTGAAAGTATAGTTATTGGTTCAAATTACAAAATTACTACTATAAATTTTGATTATTGCTGTAGACCTAAAAGAGGAGACGAGATTATTGCTTTTAGGCATTCTACAGGAGTAACAATTCATCATAAATTATGTGAACATGCTATGAAAATGATAGATGAAAATAAAGAAATGGTATTTGTTACATGGAATGATAGTTCTATAAAAAGTTACAAGATTATTGTTTCTATAGAAAATAAAAAAGGTTTCTTAGCTGAATTTTTAACTACATTAGCTAAAATGCAAATTAATCTTCTTAATATCAATTCAGCTGATTCTGAATCGGTTTTAGCTAATTATTTTGAAATTCATGTAGAGTTTCCAAATAATATTGATGTGGAGAATATTAAAGAAAGATTGAAAGCTAAATATAAAATTTTAGATTTTATTTCTTTAAATGATGCATATAATAATCACTAA
- a CDS encoding nitronate monooxygenase — MSFKALKIGKHEIKYPIFQGGMGLGISWDKLASAVSLNGGLGIISSVGTGYYENRTHIDKEFNAKPYGSDNFYSKEGLRALINNARKVCGDAPLGCNILYASNNYAQIAHNACELGFNVIVSGAGLPTNLPEFTKDYPDVALVPIVSSAKALKIICKRWQSRYNRLPDAVIVEGPKSGGHQGFTYEQCLMDEYQLENIVPQVADEIKNWGDIPLIAAGGIWDKKDIENIMSLGANGVQMGTRFIGTFECDASDDFKQILLDCKKEDIELLKSPVGYPARGVRTNLLDLVDKRSGPKINCVSNCVAPCGRGKEATKVGYCIADRLYDAWSGKKDTGLFFTGANGYRLDKLISVEELIKKLVYGEDA, encoded by the coding sequence ATGAGTTTTAAGGCTCTAAAAATTGGAAAACATGAAATAAAATATCCTATCTTTCAAGGTGGAATGGGTCTAGGAATTAGCTGGGATAAATTAGCTTCGGCAGTTTCTCTAAATGGTGGTTTAGGAATTATATCTTCGGTTGGAACTGGATATTATGAAAATAGAACACATATAGACAAAGAATTTAATGCAAAACCTTATGGAAGTGATAATTTTTATTCAAAAGAAGGATTAAGAGCTTTAATTAATAATGCTAGAAAGGTGTGTGGTGATGCACCTCTTGGATGTAATATTTTATACGCAAGCAATAATTACGCTCAAATAGCTCATAATGCTTGTGAGCTTGGCTTTAATGTGATTGTATCAGGTGCTGGACTTCCTACTAATTTGCCTGAATTTACTAAAGATTATCCTGATGTTGCCTTGGTACCTATAGTTTCTTCAGCTAAAGCTTTAAAAATTATTTGTAAAAGATGGCAAAGTAGATATAATCGCCTACCTGATGCTGTTATTGTGGAAGGACCTAAAAGCGGTGGTCATCAAGGCTTTACTTATGAACAGTGTTTAATGGATGAATATCAATTAGAAAATATTGTCCCGCAAGTAGCTGATGAAATAAAAAATTGGGGTGATATTCCCTTGATAGCAGCTGGTGGTATCTGGGATAAAAAAGATATTGAAAATATAATGTCTTTAGGAGCAAATGGCGTGCAAATGGGAACTCGTTTTATAGGAACTTTTGAGTGTGATGCGAGTGATGATTTTAAACAAATTTTATTAGATTGTAAAAAAGAGGATATAGAATTATTAAAATCACCTGTTGGATATCCTGCAAGAGGGGTAAGGACAAATTTATTAGATCTTGTTGATAAAAGAAGTGGTCCAAAAATTAATTGTGTGAGTAATTGTGTTGCACCATGTGGTAGAGGTAAAGAGGCGACAAAAGTGGGATATTGTATTGCTGATAGACTTTATGATGCTTGGAGTGGTAAAAAAGATACAGGATTATTTTTTACAGGTGCAAATGGCTATAGATTAGATAAATTAATTAGTGTTGAAGAATTAATTAAAAAATTAGTTTATGGTGAAGATGCTTAG
- the trmB gene encoding tRNA (guanosine(46)-N7)-methyltransferase TrmB: MPNFKCKKINLSQLPFEQDGVKFIWCARGENVDLIFTCIEQERFFVQIKHDKNKNEWLVKGEKHTKPSQIGYLQKALLIFKENFAQDVISEAVALKHTRLLQKTSLIANDLRELLYKIQDQKEIYIEIGFGSGRHLLYQAKNNLNALIIGVEIYTPALEQVAKLALSQDIKNILLIKTDARLLLSILKSNLIDKIFLHFPVPWDKKPHRRVVGLNFVNECARILKSSGKFELRTDSFLYFDFTLNTFLNLPRLSAVVDKNKNLEISSKYEDRWKKQNKDIYDLSISGFEEKKEEEIEKRFAIETMKINDNDLLKINKKFKNEVFKYEDFFLHFENIYNIEDGLIIKIAFGAFYKPEHMYIKLSVGNVEFLFDYPFKTNENLKAIEKLREILSSHED, translated from the coding sequence ATGCCAAATTTTAAGTGCAAGAAAATAAATTTATCTCAACTTCCTTTTGAGCAAGATGGGGTAAAATTTATTTGGTGTGCTCGTGGTGAAAATGTTGATTTGATTTTTACATGTATAGAACAAGAGCGTTTTTTTGTGCAAATTAAACATGATAAGAATAAAAATGAATGGCTTGTTAAAGGTGAAAAACACACTAAACCATCGCAAATAGGTTATTTGCAAAAGGCTTTATTAATATTTAAAGAAAATTTTGCTCAAGATGTTATAAGTGAAGCAGTTGCACTAAAACATACTAGATTATTACAAAAAACTTCTTTGATTGCAAATGATTTAAGAGAGTTGCTTTATAAAATTCAAGATCAAAAAGAAATTTATATAGAAATTGGCTTTGGAAGCGGTAGACATTTGCTTTATCAGGCAAAAAATAATCTCAATGCTTTAATTATAGGAGTTGAAATTTATACTCCAGCACTTGAGCAGGTAGCTAAATTGGCATTAAGTCAAGATATTAAGAATATATTATTAATAAAAACCGATGCGAGGTTGTTATTAAGTATATTAAAATCTAATTTGATAGATAAAATTTTTCTCCATTTTCCTGTACCTTGGGATAAAAAGCCACATCGAAGAGTTGTAGGATTAAATTTTGTAAATGAATGTGCAAGAATTTTAAAAAGTAGTGGAAAATTTGAACTTAGAACAGATAGTTTTTTGTATTTTGATTTTACTTTAAATACTTTTTTAAATTTACCTCGTTTAAGTGCTGTGGTTGATAAAAATAAAAATTTAGAAATTTCAAGTAAATATGAGGATCGTTGGAAAAAACAAAATAAAGATATATATGATTTGAGTATTAGTGGTTTTGAAGAGAAAAAAGAAGAAGAGATAGAAAAAAGATTTGCCATAGAAACTATGAAAATCAATGACAATGATTTGCTGAAAATTAATAAAAAATTTAAAAATGAAGTATTTAAATATGAAGATTTTTTTCTACATTTTGAAAATATTTATAATATTGAAGATGGATTAATTATAAAAATTGCATTTGGGGCATTTTATAAACCAGAACATATGTATATAAAATTAAGTGTTGGTAATGTTGAATTTTTATTTGATTATCCCTTTAAAACTAATGAAAATTTAAAAGCTATAGAAAAATTAAGAGAAATTCTATCTTCTCATGAAGATTAA
- the pyrH gene encoding UMP kinase, whose protein sequence is MSRKGKRVLVKFSGEALAGENGFGIENSILKYIASEIKSLRNEGVEVGIVIGGGNIIRGVSAARDGLIKRTSGDHMGMLATVINSIAMQEALESAGLDVRVQSAIQMEAFCETYIMRRAHRHLEKGRIVIFACGTGNPYFTTDTAATLRAVEIDADVIIKATKVDGIYDKDPKKFEDAIMLNELSYERALHDNIKVMDDTAIALAKDNALPIIVCNMFKEGNLLKIIQGDMSLCSIVKN, encoded by the coding sequence ATGAGTCGCAAAGGAAAAAGAGTTTTAGTTAAATTTTCTGGGGAAGCTTTAGCTGGAGAAAATGGATTTGGTATTGAGAATTCTATTTTGAAATATATAGCTTCTGAAATTAAAAGTTTAAGAAATGAAGGTGTTGAAGTAGGCATAGTTATTGGTGGTGGAAATATTATAAGAGGAGTTTCAGCTGCAAGAGATGGACTTATAAAAAGAACTAGCGGTGATCATATGGGTATGCTAGCGACTGTTATAAATTCTATAGCTATGCAAGAAGCGCTAGAAAGTGCTGGGTTAGATGTAAGAGTGCAAAGTGCTATACAGATGGAAGCTTTTTGTGAAACTTATATTATGAGAAGAGCACATAGACACTTAGAAAAAGGACGAATTGTTATCTTTGCATGTGGAACTGGTAATCCTTATTTTACCACTGATACTGCTGCGACACTGAGAGCTGTTGAGATTGATGCAGATGTTATTATAAAAGCAACTAAGGTTGATGGAATTTATGATAAAGATCCTAAAAAGTTTGAAGATGCCATTATGCTGAATGAATTAAGCTATGAGAGAGCTTTACATGATAATATAAAAGTTATGGATGATACAGCTATTGCTTTAGCAAAAGATAATGCTTTGCCTATTATAGTATGCAATATGTTTAAAGAAGGAAATTTACTTAAAATCATTCAAGGCGATATGAGTTTATGCTCTATTGTTAAAAATTAA
- a CDS encoding DNA-directed RNA polymerase subunit omega, producing the protein MRIEQVAAQALKKMKDDRYKLALVVAKRAEELANGSEPLVNLDKNKYKYTDIALYEIAEDKIVLEGFIETSK; encoded by the coding sequence ATGAGAATAGAACAAGTAGCTGCACAAGCACTTAAAAAAATGAAAGATGATAGATATAAATTGGCCTTAGTTGTAGCAAAAAGAGCTGAGGAGCTTGCAAATGGATCTGAACCATTAGTAAATTTAGATAAAAATAAATATAAATATACTGATATTGCCTTATATGAAATTGCTGAAGATAAAATTGTTTTAGAGGGTTTTATTGAAACTAGTAAATGA